In one Zalophus californianus isolate mZalCal1 chromosome 10, mZalCal1.pri.v2, whole genome shotgun sequence genomic region, the following are encoded:
- the C10H16orf91 gene encoding protein CCSMST1, giving the protein MRGVLCVPAAGAVRAFRFVRWASRNQPPPGGRAQAPPAAEEEDDPDRPIHFSSSRAHPSCWTVQHSLGKEQQRPWWRVLPFSLSLTVLVIWCFFRQETGADRWLKQVLGEEEAEPGDGSQEAGAPASHQART; this is encoded by the exons ATGCGCGGCGTCTTGTGTGTGCCGGCGGCTGG GGCCGTCCGGGCGTTTAGGTTCGTGCGCTGGGCTTCCCGAAACCAGCCGCCGCCCGGTGGCCGGGCTCAGGCTCCGCCCGCGGCCGAGGAAGAGGACGACCCTGACCGTCCCAttcacttctcctccagcagagCCCACCCGTCCTGCTGGACGGTGCAACATTCCCTGGGAAAGGAGCAGCAACGGCCCTGGTGGAGGGTGTTGCCCTTCAGCCTCTCCCTCACGGTTCTGGTCATCTGGTGCTTCTTTAGGCAGGAGACCGGCGCGGACCGGTGGTTGAAACAGGTGTTGGGAGAAGAGGAGGCGGAGCCCGGCGATGGTTCGCAGGAGGCTGGAGCTCCGGCTTCCCACCAGGCGAGAACGTAG